The sequence below is a genomic window from Deltaproteobacteria bacterium.
CCTGCAAAAAAAGAAATCTACAAACATTTGGACATGAATGGATTGGAAAATATTCTTAAGGAAAATGCAGGGAGGGTTAAAAGGGCAGTGGTTGTTACAGATGGTGTCTTCAGTATGCGGGGCGACTTTGCACTGCTGGACAGGATTGTCCAACTATGCAGGATGTTTGAATCAGGATATGAAGAAGGCATTATAACAGTTGTTGATGATTCTCATGGTATCGGAGCTTTTGGCAGGACAGGGAGGGGCACAGAAGAATACACAGGTGCCTCTGCTGATATACTGATTGCTACTCTTGGGAAATCTCTTGGTGTAAATGGCGGTTATGCAGTGTCAACAGTTCCAATAATTAAATACCTTCGGGAGTCATCGCCGTTTTATATATATTCAAATCCCATTACACCTGCTGAGGCATCAGCAGCCATCAAGTCTTTGGATATTTTAGGCAGTCTTGAGGGGCTCAATCTGCTTGAAAGAATAAAAGAACTAGCCGTATATTTGCGAAACGGATTGAAAGATTTAGGGTATGAGACAATTAGTGGTGAACACCCTATTGTTCCGCTGATGATAAGGGACACACTTAAAACCTCTGAAATAGTTAGATACCTTTTTGACAACAATATTCTTGCTACTGCAATAAACTTTCCTATTGTGCCAAAGGGTGAGGAAGAGATACGGCTTCAGGTATCCGCAGTCAATACAATAAAAGATATTGATTATCTTCTGGATGTTTTAAAGAGGTTTAAGGGCAGAAATTGAGATATTTTTTAATGCCTGAAATGCCTGATTCCTGTAAACACCATTGCAATATTGTGTTCATCTGCTGCCTTGATAACCTCTTCATCTTTGATTGAGCCGCCGGGCTGGATGATTGCTGTAATGCCTACCTCTGCTGCCTTGTCAACATTGTCTCTGAATGGAAAGAATGCGTCTGATGCCATGACGCTGGGGACAGATTTCAAATCTGTCCCCAATAACCCTGCATCCTTTGCCTTCATTATGCCAATTCTTGTTGAATCAATCCTTGACATCTGTCCCGCTCCAATTCCTATTGTCTGCCCGCAGTTTGCGAATATTATTGCATTGCTCTTTACATGTTTGCAAACCTTCCACGCAAACAAGAGTTCCTCAAGTTCCTTTTCAGAAGGCTCTCTTTTTGTGACTGCCTTTAAATCTGTAACGCTTGCCCTGTCCCATGTTTGGACGAGAAGACCGCCATTAACTCTTTTAAAATCATAGGATTTAGGAAAACCAATATGGGCAGGAATTGGGTCTATCTCTANNNNNNNNNNNNNNNNNNNNNNNNNNNNNNNGGTCTATCTCTAATAACCTTAAATTATTCTTGTCTTTTAATATCTCCAATGCATCATCATCAAACCCAGGCGCAATTATTGCCTCTAAAAATATCTTGCTCATCTCTTGTGCTGTTTTTGTATCAACCTTTCTGTTAAATCCGACTACCCCTCCGAATGCAGAGGTCTTGTCGCAGGAATATGCCTTCAGATATGCCTCAATAAGGTTTGTATGTGAGATTGCAACACCG
It includes:
- a CDS encoding aminotransferase class I/II-fold pyridoxal phosphate-dependent enzyme, with protein sequence PAKKEIYKHLDMNGLENILKENAGRVKRAVVVTDGVFSMRGDFALLDRIVQLCRMFESGYEEGIITVVDDSHGIGAFGRTGRGTEEYTGASADILIATLGKSLGVNGGYAVSTVPIIKYLRESSPFYIYSNPITPAEASAAIKSLDILGSLEGLNLLERIKELAVYLRNGLKDLGYETISGEHPIVPLMIRDTLKTSEIVRYLFDNNILATAINFPIVPKGEEEIRLQVSAVNTIKDIDYLLDVLKRFKGRN